The following are from one region of the Arthrobacter sp. TMP15 genome:
- a CDS encoding FAD-binding protein, producing the protein MIAATLTANSPAARSGAPEVTSTIVIGSGFSALAVAAELNRQGVKAIVVDTFCPLKQSAPLQATTGGISLDALSERSEIVRLLEHYARRNSLDIRPETQALELTRVHQSVAAQQQWRVHTSNGTLSAHSVVFTRGALSQLGRVLHSMGVTTATDVRSGMHSLGLYLVGVGDLAIPTTQEILHQAKRASQSISTRVAARELGTHAVVA; encoded by the coding sequence ATGATTGCTGCGACTTTGACTGCCAATTCCCCGGCGGCCCGGTCTGGCGCACCTGAGGTAACCTCCACCATTGTGATTGGTTCAGGATTCTCCGCGTTGGCTGTGGCTGCCGAACTCAACAGGCAGGGTGTTAAGGCAATCGTTGTTGATACTTTTTGTCCCTTAAAGCAATCCGCGCCGCTGCAAGCCACCACCGGCGGCATCAGCTTGGACGCACTCAGTGAGCGCAGTGAAATTGTTCGTTTACTTGAGCACTACGCTCGTCGAAACAGTCTTGATATCCGCCCTGAAACTCAGGCATTGGAGCTTACCCGGGTACACCAGAGCGTGGCCGCGCAACAGCAATGGCGCGTGCATACATCCAACGGGACTTTGAGCGCACACAGCGTAGTTTTCACCCGTGGCGCGTTGAGCCAGCTGGGCCGCGTGCTGCACAGCATGGGTGTTACAACGGCAACCGACGTCCGCTCGGGTATGCATTCCTTGGGTTTGTATCTGGTGGGTGTTGGCGACCTGGCAATCCCCACAACGCAGGAAATACTGCATCAGGCAAAACGTGCCAGCCAGTCGATCTCCACACGCGTCGCCGCCCGCGAACTGGGCACTCACGCAGTAGTGGCTTAG